The nucleotide window CTGGCCAGCACTCTGACCGCCCCGGAGAAATTTCCCCGGCCGGCGCTCTGACCGCCCCGCAACCGCACCGCCGCCGCACCGCCCCTGCCGCCCCCGTCGAACGACGCCAGCCTCAAGCCCGTCGCGCCCGGATAGGTACTCTGTCGATGCAGACGGACGAACTCCGCGAGCGTGCCGCCGCCCTCCCGCACGAGCCCGGGGTGTACCAGTTCTTGGAGGGTGAGACTGTCCTGTACGTCGGCAAGGCGGTCGACCTCCGCGACCGTGTCCCGTCGTACACCGACCCCCGCTCGCGGCGTGTCGCCCGGATGGTCGAGCGCGCAGACGACCTCGACTTCGCCGTCACCGACACGGAGACCCAGGCGCTCCTGCTGGAGGCGAACTTGGTCAAGCGTCACAGCCCGCGGTTCAACGTCCGGCTGAAAGACGACAAGTCCTACCCGCTCGTCCAACTCACGGACCACTCGATCCCCCGGATCGAGGTGACGCGCGACCCCGACGAGGGCGCGACCGTGTTCGGCCCGTTCACGAACGTCGGCCGCGTGGAGACAGTCGTCAAGGCGCTCCGGGAGACGTACGGTCTCCGCGGCTGTTCCGACCACAAGTACGACAACCGCGACCGCCCGTGTCTCGACTACGAGGTCGGCCTCTGTTCTGCGCCGTGTGTCGACGAGACGGACGCCGAGAGCTACACCGAAGACGTGACGGCTGTCAGACGGTTCCTCCAGGGCGAGACGGGGGTGCTCGTGGACCCGTTGGAGCGTGCGATGGAGGCCGCCGCCGCCGACGAGGCGTTCGAACGCGCCGCCAACCTCCGGGACCGACTGGCCGTCGTCCGAGCCTTCCACGGCGACGGCGGCGAGGCGATCAGCGGCGACGGCCGCGAGTCCGCCGTCGACGTGCTCGGCGCCACCGTCGAGGGCGACCGCGCCGTCGTCGCCCGACTCCACAGCGAGGACGGCCAGCTCGTCGACCGGTCGCGTCACACCATGGACGCACCGGAGGGTTCCGAGGGTGTCGCGGCCGTCCTGTCGGCGTTCCTCGTCCAGTACTACGCCGAACGGTCGTTCCCCGACGCCGTCCTCCTGTCCGAGCGCCCGGCCGAGCGCGAGGTCCGCGAATGGCTGGAGACGGAGGGGGTCGCCGTCCGCGTGCCCGGCGCCGGCCGCGAGGCGAAGCTGGTGGATCTCGCGCTGAAGAACGCCCGCAGTGGCCCCAGCCGGACGGACGAACTGGGGGCGCTCGCGGACGCACTCGGGACCACCCGCCCGGAACGGATCGAGGGGTTCGACGTGTCACACTCTCAGGGGAAGGCGGCGGTCGGCTCGAACGTCTGTTTCGTGGACGGGAGCGCCGAGAAGGCGGACTACCGCCGGAAGAAGCTGCCCGACCGCAACGACGACTACGACAACATGCGGGCGCTCGTGACCTGGCGGGCCGAACGGGCCGTCGAAGGCCGCGACGACCGTCCGGACCCGGACCTGCTCGTCGTCGACGGCGGCGACGGCCAACTGGGGGCCGCACGCGACGCGCTGGCGGCGACCGGCTGGGACGTGCCCGCCGTCGCGCTCGCCAAAGACGAGGAACTCGTGATCACGCCCGACCGCGTCCACGACTGGGACGACGACGAAGGGAAACTCCACGTCCTCCAGCGCGTCCGCGACGAGGCCCACCGGTTCGCCGTCCAGTACCACCAGACGCTCCGGGACGAGGTGTCGACCGTCCTGGAGGACGTGCCCGGCGTCGGCCCGGAGACCCGTCGCCGACTGCTGCGTCGCTTCGGCTCCGTCGAGAACGTCCGCGACGCCGGCCACGACGACCTCACGGACGTGCCGGGCGTCGGCGACGCCACCGCCGAGACGATCCGGTCGCGGCTGTGATCGCCCCGGGTCTGCTGGGTTTTTGCCCGCCGGCCGACAACCCCGTCGCATGACCGAGGACACGCCCGCCGACGACGGCGGCACGTTCGACACGGTGCCGGACGCGGCGATCGTCGACGGCCGGGCGACGGACGCCTACTTCCGGAACACCCGCGACGCGCTGACGGCCGCGGACCGCAACCCCGAGGTCGTCGCCGAGGTGACCGCAGACCAGTTCCCCACCGGCGAGTTCGAACTCCTCGCGGGCGTCGACAACGCCGTCCGGCTCCTGACCGGCCGCGACGTGGACGTCGAGACACTCCCCCCGGGGACGTCGTTCGACGGTGGCCCGGTGCTCCGGATCGAGGGGTCGTACCTCGGCTTCGCCGAGCTGGAGACGGCACTCCTGGGGTTCCTCTCACACGCGACTGGGGTCGCAACGGCCGCCCTGGAGTGTCGCCGCGCCGCGCCGGAGACGACGCTCCTCTCGTTCGGCGCTCGCCACGTCCACCCGGCGCTCGCGGGCATGGTCGAGAAGAGCGCACTCCAGGCCGGCTTCGATGGCTTCTCGCACGTCGCCGCCGGCGACCAACTCGACCGGGAGCCCTCGGGAACGATGCCCCACGCGCTCGTCATCTCCTTCGGCCGCGAGGACCGCGCGGCCGCCTGGCGCGCGTTCGCCGACACGACCGACGGGCCGACGGTGACGCTGTGTGACACGTACGGCGACGAGGTGGAGGAGGTGTTGGCGGCCGTCGACGAACTCGGCGAGGAGCTGGACGGCGTCAGACTCGACACCACCGGCTCCCGCCGAGGGGACTTCCGGGACATCGCTTGTGAGGTTGCCTGGGAGTTAGACGCCCGCGGCCACGACGACGTGGACGTCTTCCTCTCCGGCGGGCTCGGCCCGGCCGACCTCCGTCACCTCCGGGACGTCGCCGACGGGTTCGGCGTCGGCGGCTACGTCTCCAACGCCGACCCGGTGGACTTCTCGTTGGACCTGGTGACGGTCGACGGCGAGCCGGCGGCGAAACGCGGGAAGCTGTCGGGCGCGAAGTCGGTGTACCGCACCGCAGACGGCGGCCACCACGTCGGACTCAGGAACCGGGCCGGCCCGGGAGACGGGGAGTCGCTGCTGGAACGAGTCGTGACGGACGGAGAACGGACGGCCACGTTCGACGTCGACGAGACGGCCCGACGCGCGCTGGCGGACGCGCAACGGGTCGGGTTCCGGGAGTGACTACAGCTCTTCGACGCTGCCGCCGTCCGGGCGCTCTCGGTACACCTGGCCGTCGATCAGCGTGACGACGGCCTCGTCGTCCTGCCAGGCCAACGGGGAGAGCCCACACTTCCGGCAGGTCCGCGAGAGGAACTGCTGGGCGCTCCAGTCGTTCTTGACCGGGACGGTGGGGTACAGCCAGCCGTGGGTGCTGCCGTAGTTGACGGCGACCCCGTGGCGACCGAGTTCGATGTCGGCGACCGGGTCGTCCGTCAGCATCACGTCCTCGACGACACAGACGGACACCTGGAGAGTGTCGAGTTCACCGCTCTCTACCTCGGAGCCGCCGGAGTCGGACGACGCGGCGCCGATCGCGGCGTCGACGATGGCGTGGCCCAGCTGGTCGTCCGTGCGATACGAGCCCGCACACCCGCGGAGCCGACCACGCCCGCGTGTCGACTTGAGTCGGACGAACGCGCCGGTGCGGTTGTAGAACGCGTCGCGCATACTCCCCGGATCCTCGCGTTGTCCCCGTTCGACGAAAGCGGTCACCGATTCCCGGGCGAGTTCGACCGCGCGAACGCCGTCTTGGTACGAGAGTTCCACGGCCCGAGCCTGAGACATGCCCGCACAGATGTGCCGGGGAGACTTCAACTCTTCCCCACCTGCCGGGAGAGTTATAACCGGCTGTGCCTTACCCGGGGGTGGCAGAGGGAGCCCGACTCCCGTGGCGACACGAGGAAAGTCCCCCCACCGTCCGGACGGGCGACCGGGCGCAAGCCCGGAGTCGGAGACGGCTGGCTCTGGAACAGAGACGACACCGCCCGGGCCGACCGATGAGGCGTGCGAACCGACCCGAGAGGGGGCCGCCGCCGCTCACGCGGCACGGAGCACCGCGCGGACACACCGCGCGGGCCAGGGAGACCCCGCCGAGGGTCGACGCCCGGGAACGGATGGAACGGCGAATCCTCGCCGGTGCAAGCCCGCGCCGACGGCACGGACCACCCGTGCCCGATGGTAGTTCGGACGACGACCGCCCACACGGGCGGGCCCGGTGCGGGCGCTCAGCCGAATGTCGGGCCGAACCGAAGGGGGCTTACTCCCCTCAGCCGCACTCACTCGCCCAGCGGCCGCGCCGCCCCGTCGCCGCAACCGGCAGCTATACTGGCGCGACACCCGTGTCACGAGCGTGTCACCACGCCAGTCGTTTCTCGCCGGCGCCCGCGCGATCGCGCCGGTGTTGCTCGGCGCGATCCCGTTCGGGCTGGTCGCGGGCGCCGCGGCCGTGTCGGCCGATCTCACGGTCGCACAGGCGCTGGGGCTGTCGACGGTCGTGTTCGCCGGCGCCTCACAGTTGGCAGCTATCGAACTGTTGGGTCGGGACGCCGCCTTCCTCGTCGTCGTCGGGACGGCGCTCGTCATCAACGTCCGGCTCGTGATGTACTCCGCGTCCATCGCGCCGTACTTCGAGGGCGTCTCCCGGGCCCGCCGGGCGTTGATCGCGTACCTCCTGACGGACCAGGCGTACGCGCTGTCCATCACCCGGTTCCGCGACCGTGGCCCGTCCGTCTGGTACTACCTCGGGACGGCCGTCCCGCTGTGGGCCGTGTTCGTCGTCGCCACCGCCGTCGGCGCCGTCGGCGGCGCCCAGTTGCCGTCGTCGCTGCCGCTCGGGTTCGCCGTCCCCCTCGTGTTCCTGGCCGTGCTCACGCCGGCCGTCACCGACGACGCCGCCGTCGTCGCCGCCGTCGTCGGCGGCACGGTCGCCGTCGCCGGCGCGTCGCTCCCGCTGAACCTCGGGCTAGTGGCGGGCGCGCTCGCCGGTATCGCCGCCGGGCTCGTCGCCGACGAACTGTCCGGCGAGACCGGAGAGAGCGAGGGCGACGGCGAGCCCGAGCGCGACAACGAAGACGACGGGGGTGAACCGGCGTGATCGCGTGGCCCGCCATCGTCGCCGTCGGCGTCGGGACGTTCCTGCTCCGGGCGTCGTTCCTCTACCTCTACGAACGAATCGACCTGCCCGACCGGGGGGAACGAGCCCTGGAACTCGTGCCCGCGGCCGTACTGTCGGCGCTCGTCGCGCCGTCGTTCCTGGCGCCGGAGGGGGCGGTCGTCGTCCTCGGCAACGACCGGCTGCTCGCGGGCGCCGTCGCGCTCGCGGTCGCCTGGCGGACGGAGAACATCCTGGCGACGCTGGCCGTCGGGTTCGGACTACTGCTTGGGCTCCGACTGTTGCCCTTCTAGTCGCGGGCTACTCCCCGACAGGCTCTGCCGACAACACGGCGCTGGCGGCGGCCTGCCCGCTCTCCATCGCCCCTTGGATCGAGGACCACTCCGTGTAGTCGCCCGCGAGGTAGACGGAGCCCGACGGGGCCGTGACGGACGGCAGGTCGTCGAACACGCCCGGCGGCTGGGCGAACTGGGCGAATCGGAGCCGGTCCGTGTGGATCGGTTCCAACGACTCGAACGACTGTTCCGGGTACCACGCCGACAGCGCCGCCCGGGTGTCGGCCGCCAGCGACTCCTCGTCCCGTTCCAGCGCATCCTCACCCAGGAACGTCGCACACAGCAGTTCCCGGCCGTCCGGGGCGTACTCCGGGGCCACCTCCGACAACGGCACGACCACGTTCGGCGACGCCCCGTCCGTGTGCAACAGGATCTTGTCGCCGGTCTCCACCCGCGCGTGCTCCGGCAGGCTGTAGAACTGCGTGGTCGACGACTTCCCCTCTGTCGGAATCGTGTCGACGCCCGTCAGCTCTCGGGCACTCCGCGGGTCGGCGGCGACGACGACCGCGTCCGCCTCCCGGCTCGCCTCCGTCGTCTCGAACCCGACCGGACCGGCGCCACGAGTCCGGCCGCCGCCCCGGTCGTGCTCGACTGCCGCGACCCCCTCGTTGCGGACGATCTCGACCCCGGCCGCCCGGGCCCGGTCGGCCAACTGCTCGGCGATCGCCCCCATCCCGTCGGCGGGAACGGCGATCCGGCCGCGCGAGAGCGTCCGGAACGTGTACTGGAACACCTGACTCGACGTGGCGAGCGAGCGGTCCAGAGTGATCCCACCGTAGAACGGGGCGACGAACTTCTCGACGTACGACTCCGAGAACCCCCAGTCGTCCAGGTACGCCCGGATCGACTCGTCCGACCCCTGGAAGAACTCCGACTCCTCGCGGCTCCGGAGATCCTGACGCAGGAGGAGCGTCCGGAGCTTGTCGCTCGTCGGCACCTCCAGGTTGAGAACCGACTCCACGAGCGCTCCCGGGTCCCGCAACGGGTCCGACAGCACGGCGCGGGTCCCCTCTGCCGTCGAACACAACACCGCGCCCGGGGAGAAGCCACGCAGATCCAACGCGTCGAGATCCAACTCCGTCCGGACGGCGGGGTAGGCCGTGAACAACACCTGGAAGCCGCGGTCCAGGACGAACCCGTCGCGGTGGCGCGACCGCACACGGCCACCCACGCTGTCGCGTGTCTCGTACACCCGGACGTCGACACCCGCGTCGGCGAGTCGACGCGCGGCGACGAGTCCGGCCAGTCCCGCGCCGACGACGGCAACCTCCTCGCTCATACCCGGCGGTTCGACGCCCGGGAACTAAGGCGTACAGATTCCGTCGGCGTCACTCCGCGGGGGCGCCCGTCTCCACGCCGAACCCGTCGGCCCCGAGCGTGACGGTCACCTCCTCGAACGCCGCGTGGAACTCCCGGCGGTGGTGGCCGTCCGGGTCGAACGACATCGCCGGCTCCACGAGCCCGGCCTCCTCTAGGTCGTCCAACCGGCGGTAGACGGTCGGCCGCGAGACGCCAAGTAGCTCGACCAGCTCACACGCCGGCTTCGCGTCGCCCGTCACCGCCTGGAGGATCTGGCGGGCGTACTCGTCGGTGAGGAGGTCGACGACCTCCTCGGCCGGGGAGTCGATCGCCGGCCCGTCGTCTTCGTCGGTGTATCGCTCTCTCGCGCGCTGTACGGCGGCTGCGTCGGAGGGCGCTGACATCGTACTCGAACGGAGGCGCTACGATACCATATAAAGGTATCCCCGTTTGCTGGTCTCGAAAACCTGCACAACCCGGTCACAGTTCGCCGGGAGCGAGAAGAACCCATATGCCCCTCGCGGTCGGAGGCTCTCGTGTGACAGACGACACTGCGTTCGTGGGGCTGGACTGCGCGGACTGTGGGCGACGCCACGACCCGGGCACGCACGGGCGGTGTGACTGTGGCGGGGTGTTGTCGCCCGCGTACGACCCCTCGCCGGCGACCGTAGCACGCGGCGTGGCCGACGCCGCCGCGGCGCCGTTGCCGTTCTCGCGGGGCGAGCGACTCTCCGCGGCGGAGGGGGACACTCCGCTCGTGACCGCGGTCCCGTTGGCCGACGAGATGGGGGTGGCGTCGTTGGCGGTGAAAGACGAGGGACGGAACCCGACGGGCACCGTCTACGACCGCGGGATGAGCGTGGCCGTGACGGCCGCCCGCGAGGCCGGCACGGAGCCGCTGGCGCTCGCGGCCGCGGGCAACGCCGGCCAGTCGGCGGCGGCGTACGCCGGCCGCGCCGGGCTCCGGTCGTACGCCTTCGTCCCCTCCCGAACCGCCTTCTCCAACAAGGCGATGGTGAACGTCCACGGCGGCGACATGCGAGTCGTCGGCGGCCGGTTCGGCGACGCCGCGGCCGCCGTCGACGACCAACTCGCGGCGGACTACTACTCGCTGTCGGCGTTCGACACGCCGTACCGCCACGACGGCGCCAAGACCCTGGCGTACGAGCTCGTCGCCGACTTCGCCCGCGAGCAGACGGACGACCCGTTGGTCGACGGCCCGGCCGTCGAGGCCGCCGCCCCGCTGGCGACGCCCGACGCCGTCGTCGTCCCGGTCGGGACGGGGGAACTGCTCGTCGGGTTGGAACGCGGGCTCGCGGAACTGGACGACGCCGACCTGTTGGCCTCGCTGCCGACGGTCGTCGCCGCCCAGCCCGCCGGCTGTGCCCCAGTCGCCACCGCCTGGGAGGCCGACGCCGACGCGACCGAGCCGTGGGAGGGGCCCGACACCATCGTCGGCGAACTGGAGATCCCCGACCCCGCCGGCGGCGACCTGGCCCTGTCGGCGCTGTCCGACCTGTCCGGAACGGCCGTCGCCGTCTCCGACGACGACGCGCTGGAGAGCGCCGTCACCGCCGCCCAGACGACCGTCTTGGAGGTCGGCGGCGCCGGCGGCGTCGCGCTCGCGGCCGCCTGGGAGCTGGCCGACGACGGCGACCTCGCGGCCGACGACGACGTAGTCGTCGTCAACCCGGACGCCGGCGTGAAGACGCCGGACGTGCTCCGCAGTCACCTGATGGGCCAGGGGGTCTGACCGACGATCAGCCCCGGAGCCGGCCGCCGTCGACGGGCAGGGCGACCCCGTTGACGAACCCCGCCGGCTCCGACGCCAGGAACGCGACCACCTGGCCGAACGCCGCCGGGTCGCCGATTCGGTCCATCGGCACGTCCGCGGCCCAGTCGGCCAGCCCCTGGTCGTAGCTGTCGAACTCGCCACGCTCGATGCTGTCCTCGATCAACTCCTCGATCCGGGCGGTCTCGTGGGCGCCCGGCAGGACCGCGTTGGCGCGGATCGACGGCGCCCACCCTCTGGCGACGGACTTGACGACCCCGACGACGCCCCGACGGACCGCGTTCGAGAGGATCAGGTTCTCGATCGGCTCGGCGACGC belongs to Halobaculum sp. MBLA0143 and includes:
- a CDS encoding AzlC family ABC transporter permease gives rise to the protein MSPRQSFLAGARAIAPVLLGAIPFGLVAGAAAVSADLTVAQALGLSTVVFAGASQLAAIELLGRDAAFLVVVGTALVINVRLVMYSASIAPYFEGVSRARRALIAYLLTDQAYALSITRFRDRGPSVWYYLGTAVPLWAVFVVATAVGAVGGAQLPSSLPLGFAVPLVFLAVLTPAVTDDAAVVAAVVGGTVAVAGASLPLNLGLVAGALAGIAAGLVADELSGETGESEGDGEPERDNEDDGGEPA
- a CDS encoding nicotinate phosphoribosyltransferase, whose product is MTEDTPADDGGTFDTVPDAAIVDGRATDAYFRNTRDALTAADRNPEVVAEVTADQFPTGEFELLAGVDNAVRLLTGRDVDVETLPPGTSFDGGPVLRIEGSYLGFAELETALLGFLSHATGVATAALECRRAAPETTLLSFGARHVHPALAGMVEKSALQAGFDGFSHVAAGDQLDREPSGTMPHALVISFGREDRAAAWRAFADTTDGPTVTLCDTYGDEVEEVLAAVDELGEELDGVRLDTTGSRRGDFRDIACEVAWELDARGHDDVDVFLSGGLGPADLRHLRDVADGFGVGGYVSNADPVDFSLDLVTVDGEPAAKRGKLSGAKSVYRTADGGHHVGLRNRAGPGDGESLLERVVTDGERTATFDVDETARRALADAQRVGFRE
- a CDS encoding NAD(P)/FAD-dependent oxidoreductase, whose amino-acid sequence is MSEEVAVVGAGLAGLVAARRLADAGVDVRVYETRDSVGGRVRSRHRDGFVLDRGFQVLFTAYPAVRTELDLDALDLRGFSPGAVLCSTAEGTRAVLSDPLRDPGALVESVLNLEVPTSDKLRTLLLRQDLRSREESEFFQGSDESIRAYLDDWGFSESYVEKFVAPFYGGITLDRSLATSSQVFQYTFRTLSRGRIAVPADGMGAIAEQLADRARAAGVEIVRNEGVAAVEHDRGGGRTRGAGPVGFETTEASREADAVVVAADPRSARELTGVDTIPTEGKSSTTQFYSLPEHARVETGDKILLHTDGASPNVVVPLSEVAPEYAPDGRELLCATFLGEDALERDEESLAADTRAALSAWYPEQSFESLEPIHTDRLRFAQFAQPPGVFDDLPSVTAPSGSVYLAGDYTEWSSIQGAMESGQAAASAVLSAEPVGE
- a CDS encoding TIGR00296 family protein, with amino-acid sequence MSQARAVELSYQDGVRAVELARESVTAFVERGQREDPGSMRDAFYNRTGAFVRLKSTRGRGRLRGCAGSYRTDDQLGHAIVDAAIGAASSDSGGSEVESGELDTLQVSVCVVEDVMLTDDPVADIELGRHGVAVNYGSTHGWLYPTVPVKNDWSAQQFLSRTCRKCGLSPLAWQDDEAVVTLIDGQVYRERPDGGSVEEL
- a CDS encoding AzlD domain-containing protein; its protein translation is MIAWPAIVAVGVGTFLLRASFLYLYERIDLPDRGERALELVPAAVLSALVAPSFLAPEGAVVVLGNDRLLAGAVALAVAWRTENILATLAVGFGLLLGLRLLPF
- a CDS encoding pyridoxal-phosphate dependent enzyme, which produces MTDDTAFVGLDCADCGRRHDPGTHGRCDCGGVLSPAYDPSPATVARGVADAAAAPLPFSRGERLSAAEGDTPLVTAVPLADEMGVASLAVKDEGRNPTGTVYDRGMSVAVTAAREAGTEPLALAAAGNAGQSAAAYAGRAGLRSYAFVPSRTAFSNKAMVNVHGGDMRVVGGRFGDAAAAVDDQLAADYYSLSAFDTPYRHDGAKTLAYELVADFAREQTDDPLVDGPAVEAAAPLATPDAVVVPVGTGELLVGLERGLAELDDADLLASLPTVVAAQPAGCAPVATAWEADADATEPWEGPDTIVGELEIPDPAGGDLALSALSDLSGTAVAVSDDDALESAVTAAQTTVLEVGGAGGVALAAAWELADDGDLAADDDVVVVNPDAGVKTPDVLRSHLMGQGV
- a CDS encoding ArsR/SmtB family transcription factor, whose product is MSAPSDAAAVQRARERYTDEDDGPAIDSPAEEVVDLLTDEYARQILQAVTGDAKPACELVELLGVSRPTVYRRLDDLEEAGLVEPAMSFDPDGHHRREFHAAFEEVTVTLGADGFGVETGAPAE
- a CDS encoding excinuclease ABC subunit C, which produces MQTDELRERAAALPHEPGVYQFLEGETVLYVGKAVDLRDRVPSYTDPRSRRVARMVERADDLDFAVTDTETQALLLEANLVKRHSPRFNVRLKDDKSYPLVQLTDHSIPRIEVTRDPDEGATVFGPFTNVGRVETVVKALRETYGLRGCSDHKYDNRDRPCLDYEVGLCSAPCVDETDAESYTEDVTAVRRFLQGETGVLVDPLERAMEAAAADEAFERAANLRDRLAVVRAFHGDGGEAISGDGRESAVDVLGATVEGDRAVVARLHSEDGQLVDRSRHTMDAPEGSEGVAAVLSAFLVQYYAERSFPDAVLLSERPAEREVREWLETEGVAVRVPGAGREAKLVDLALKNARSGPSRTDELGALADALGTTRPERIEGFDVSHSQGKAAVGSNVCFVDGSAEKADYRRKKLPDRNDDYDNMRALVTWRAERAVEGRDDRPDPDLLVVDGGDGQLGAARDALAATGWDVPAVALAKDEELVITPDRVHDWDDDEGKLHVLQRVRDEAHRFAVQYHQTLRDEVSTVLEDVPGVGPETRRRLLRRFGSVENVRDAGHDDLTDVPGVGDATAETIRSRL